In a genomic window of Saccharothrix sp. HUAS TT1:
- a CDS encoding dolichyl-phosphate-mannose--protein mannosyltransferase, with protein MAPQSADDVVEAGEVPPASPPPGNDREQRARQLEGGPMSDALRGWLITLSVALIGGVVRFWNLGFPTDKGTPIFDEKHYVPQGAQVLRNGGYEDNAGYELIVHPPLGKQLIAVGEWLFGYDGVGWRFASAVAGTLTILLVVRIARRLTRSDLIAAIAGVLLVADGMSHVQTRMGMLDAFLTFFVVAAFACLVVDRDQVRARMAVAVREGWVNDSPLGPWLGFRWWRFAAGISLGLACGVKWSGLWYIAFFGVLSVVWSALARRAAGVERPWLGSFAKDLAPSLFALLLVPLLAYLATWWAWFASETAIDRHVAGVKIPEDGWIPAPLRALWYYSSNVLEFHTKLVTSETNRHPWESKPWSWPMGLRPMLYYFEGAVQGCGGPSCVGAIMLIGTPALWWLAFPMLAWALWQSIAKLDWRYAAVLVGYGAGFLPWFINVDRQMYYFYALPMAPFLVLGIALALGEVLGKRTDGSERRGTGLLAVALYVGLVVANFVWLWPILNGVPITPELWDAQKWLPSWN; from the coding sequence ATCGCACCGCAGTCCGCAGACGACGTGGTCGAGGCCGGCGAGGTACCGCCGGCGAGCCCGCCACCGGGCAACGACCGCGAACAGCGGGCCCGCCAGCTCGAAGGCGGCCCGATGAGCGATGCCCTCCGGGGCTGGCTCATCACCCTGTCCGTGGCGCTGATCGGCGGCGTGGTGCGGTTCTGGAACCTCGGGTTCCCGACCGACAAGGGCACGCCGATCTTCGACGAGAAGCACTACGTGCCGCAGGGCGCGCAGGTGCTGCGCAACGGCGGTTACGAGGACAACGCCGGCTACGAGCTGATCGTCCACCCGCCGCTCGGCAAGCAGCTCATCGCCGTCGGCGAGTGGCTGTTCGGCTACGACGGCGTCGGCTGGCGGTTCGCGTCGGCGGTCGCGGGCACGCTGACGATCCTGCTGGTGGTGCGGATCGCGCGGCGGCTGACCAGGTCGGACCTGATCGCCGCCATCGCGGGCGTGCTGCTGGTCGCGGACGGCATGAGCCACGTGCAGACCCGGATGGGGATGCTGGACGCGTTCCTGACGTTCTTCGTCGTGGCGGCGTTCGCGTGCCTGGTGGTGGACCGCGACCAGGTGCGGGCGCGGATGGCCGTGGCGGTGCGCGAGGGCTGGGTGAACGACTCGCCGCTCGGCCCGTGGCTCGGGTTCCGCTGGTGGCGGTTCGCCGCCGGGATCTCGCTCGGCCTGGCGTGCGGCGTGAAGTGGTCCGGCCTCTGGTACATCGCGTTCTTCGGCGTGCTGTCGGTGGTCTGGAGCGCGCTGGCGCGGCGGGCGGCGGGCGTGGAGCGGCCGTGGCTGGGCTCGTTCGCCAAGGACCTGGCGCCGTCGCTGTTCGCGCTCCTGCTGGTGCCGCTGCTGGCGTACCTGGCGACGTGGTGGGCGTGGTTCGCGTCGGAGACGGCCATCGACCGGCACGTCGCGGGCGTGAAGATCCCGGAGGACGGCTGGATCCCCGCGCCGCTGCGCGCGCTCTGGTACTACAGCAGCAACGTGCTGGAGTTCCACACCAAGCTGGTGACGTCGGAGACGAACCGGCACCCGTGGGAGTCGAAGCCGTGGTCGTGGCCGATGGGGCTGCGGCCGATGCTGTACTACTTCGAGGGCGCCGTGCAGGGCTGCGGCGGCCCGAGCTGCGTCGGTGCGATCATGCTGATCGGCACGCCCGCCCTGTGGTGGCTGGCGTTCCCGATGCTGGCGTGGGCGCTGTGGCAGTCGATCGCCAAGCTCGACTGGCGGTACGCGGCGGTGCTGGTCGGCTACGGCGCGGGCTTCCTGCCGTGGTTCATCAACGTGGACCGGCAGATGTACTACTTCTACGCGCTGCCGATGGCGCCGTTCCTGGTGCTGGGCATCGCACTGGCGCTGGGCGAGGTGCTGGGCAAGCGGACGGACGGCAGCGAGCGCCGGGGCACCGGTCTGCTGGCGGTGGCGCTGTACGTGGGCCTGGTGGTGGCGAACTTCGTCTGGCTGTGGCCGATCCTGAACGGCGTCCCGATCACGCCGGAGCTGTGGGACGCCCAGAAGTGGCTTCCGTCCTGGAACTGA
- a CDS encoding protein kinase, with amino-acid sequence MVRVVELAESLLAWLHGWTGVPFCPGDWVSTVTAFGALIGVLPTIAALLSITVRRVVGNSYGPITGVIFAVLGVLSTLVVPWVAFTAAHKLLSSYALPESQSLDGSPCGVISQREYLLGTSSFIEAATGRAGTFDLVLVGAAALLALLCLLFVMLQAGSAFRLGPSWPRRVFWPPFLVLLLSTSAMPVGLVGHLLLGFFPIALLGSLVVRVFGLTTAMLNRPGRDRGNPSPQPAVSRTPPPPSHQQPQGPHRNQPAPHKPAQHQPAQHQPAQSQPVQHQPQKPPPYQVEKPPPYQPAQIPPYQPIPPYRPTPPQRHYPPTRVADAPVEPPKPTRVEQPAQLADTPGPLPFGLGNSGQVSSPTPVPDSGKVWNPAGGRFRRIRQLGRGGFGTVWLAVDEQLARTVAVKLAHAPDNDTEQRMLREARALAAVRHPNCVRVFDIVQDPDGLAIVMEYIDGQPLSDVVLKNGLLADTLAARLWVNMADALVAAHEQGVLHRDVKPSNVIVDTQGTAHLIDFGIARSKGDSTLTATGMMVGTPDFLAPETARGDAASPASDGWQLAATVSYALTGHPPRGSRENPISSLMAAAQGEPCVKLPQHSAHHRLLTSALDADPARRPSLAAIRAELGTWLSQAGVSKEGPVTKMMDRPEPPTRPAR; translated from the coding sequence GTGGTGCGGGTCGTGGAGCTGGCCGAGTCGCTGCTGGCGTGGCTGCACGGCTGGACCGGTGTGCCGTTCTGCCCCGGTGACTGGGTGTCGACCGTCACCGCGTTCGGCGCGCTGATCGGCGTCCTGCCGACGATCGCCGCCCTGCTGTCGATCACCGTCCGCCGCGTGGTCGGCAACTCCTACGGCCCGATCACCGGCGTGATCTTCGCCGTGCTCGGCGTGCTCAGCACCCTGGTGGTGCCGTGGGTGGCGTTCACGGCCGCGCACAAGCTGCTGAGCAGCTACGCGCTGCCGGAGTCGCAGTCGTTGGACGGCAGCCCGTGCGGCGTGATCTCCCAGCGCGAGTACCTGCTCGGCACCAGCTCGTTCATCGAGGCGGCGACCGGGCGGGCCGGGACGTTCGACCTGGTCCTGGTCGGTGCGGCGGCGTTGCTCGCGCTGCTGTGCCTGCTGTTCGTGATGTTGCAGGCGGGCTCGGCGTTCCGGCTCGGCCCGAGCTGGCCGCGCCGGGTGTTCTGGCCCCCGTTCCTGGTCCTGCTGCTGTCGACGTCCGCGATGCCGGTCGGGTTGGTGGGCCACCTGCTGCTCGGGTTCTTCCCGATCGCGCTGCTGGGCTCCCTCGTGGTGCGGGTTTTCGGGTTGACTACCGCCATGCTGAACCGCCCCGGTCGCGATCGCGGGAACCCGAGCCCGCAACCCGCGGTGTCGAGAACGCCACCGCCGCCGTCCCACCAGCAGCCCCAGGGGCCGCACCGGAACCAGCCGGCGCCCCACAAGCCTGCCCAGCACCAACCTGCCCAGCACCAACCGGCGCAGAGCCAGCCGGTCCAGCACCAACCGCAGAAGCCGCCGCCGTACCAGGTGGAGAAGCCGCCGCCCTACCAGCCCGCGCAGATCCCGCCCTACCAGCCGATCCCGCCCTACCGGCCCACCCCGCCGCAGCGGCACTACCCGCCGACGCGGGTCGCCGACGCGCCCGTCGAGCCGCCGAAGCCGACCCGCGTCGAGCAGCCCGCGCAGCTCGCCGACACGCCCGGCCCGCTGCCGTTCGGCCTGGGCAACAGCGGTCAGGTCAGCTCGCCGACGCCCGTGCCCGACTCCGGCAAGGTGTGGAACCCGGCCGGCGGCCGGTTCCGGCGGATCCGCCAGCTCGGCCGCGGCGGGTTCGGCACGGTGTGGCTGGCGGTGGACGAGCAGCTGGCGCGCACGGTCGCGGTGAAGCTCGCGCACGCGCCGGACAACGACACCGAGCAGCGCATGTTGCGCGAAGCGCGTGCTCTGGCCGCCGTGCGCCACCCGAACTGCGTGCGCGTCTTCGACATCGTGCAGGACCCGGACGGCCTGGCCATCGTCATGGAGTACATCGACGGCCAGCCGCTGTCCGACGTCGTGCTGAAGAACGGCCTGCTCGCCGACACGCTGGCGGCCCGGCTCTGGGTGAACATGGCCGACGCGCTGGTCGCCGCGCACGAGCAGGGCGTGCTGCACCGGGACGTGAAGCCGTCCAACGTCATCGTGGACACCCAGGGCACCGCGCACCTGATCGACTTCGGCATCGCCCGGTCGAAGGGCGACAGCACGCTCACCGCCACCGGGATGATGGTCGGCACGCCCGACTTCCTCGCGCCGGAGACCGCCCGCGGTGACGCCGCGAGCCCCGCCTCGGACGGCTGGCAGCTGGCCGCGACGGTCAGCTACGCGCTCACCGGCCACCCGCCGCGCGGGTCGCGGGAGAACCCGATCTCGTCGCTGATGGCCGCCGCGCAGGGCGAGCCGTGCGTGAAGCTGCCCCAGCACAGCGCGCACCACCGGCTGCTCACCAGCGCCCTGGACGCCGACCCGGCCCGCCGGCCGTCGCTGGCCGCGATCCGGGCCGAGCTGGGCACGTGGCTGTCGCAGGCCGGGGTGAGCAAGGAAGGTCCGGTCACGAAGATGATGGACCGGCCGGAACCACCGACCCGCCCCGCCCGCTGA
- a CDS encoding alpha-lytic protease prodomain-containing protein, producing MTRRTVAAVAVAVLSAAGLAAALTSTATAGPPPQSAADGGMIAAMARDLHLTPDQARDRIHREAAAARTESVLKTGLGPGFAGAWLNADATKLVVGVTAASQIQAVEAAGAEARVVERSLAQLDSLKVKLDRNARSAPRSVPGWYVDTPTNTVVVLAHDVAAAKAFALASGLAERDVRVERSAEEPRPLIDVVGGNAYYIGSGSRCSVGFAVNGGFVTAGHCGRTGATTTQPSGTFAGSSFPGNDYAWVRTAAGNPGRALVNRYPGTVPVAGSTEAPVGASVCRSGSTTGWRCGTIQQKNTSVTYPEGTITGLTRTNACAEPGDSGGSWLTGDQAQGVTSGGSGNCTSGGTIYFQPVNEILQVYGLQLVVSGGTPTSTTSPTTTTTTDPGQTTWQPGVAYAIGSLVTYGGVGYRCLQGHTSQPGWDPPAVPALWERV from the coding sequence ATGACCCGACGTACCGTCGCCGCGGTCGCCGTGGCGGTCCTGAGCGCTGCCGGACTGGCGGCAGCACTGACCTCCACCGCGACCGCGGGTCCTCCACCGCAGTCCGCCGCCGACGGCGGCATGATCGCCGCCATGGCGCGTGACCTGCACCTCACGCCGGACCAGGCCCGCGACCGCATCCACCGAGAAGCGGCCGCGGCCCGGACGGAGAGCGTCCTCAAGACCGGGCTCGGGCCCGGCTTCGCGGGCGCCTGGCTGAACGCCGACGCCACGAAGCTCGTCGTCGGCGTCACGGCCGCGTCGCAGATCCAGGCCGTCGAAGCGGCGGGCGCCGAGGCGAGGGTGGTCGAGCGCTCGCTCGCCCAGCTCGACTCCCTCAAGGTCAAGCTCGACCGCAACGCGCGCAGCGCGCCGAGGTCCGTGCCCGGCTGGTACGTCGACACCCCGACCAACACCGTCGTCGTGCTCGCCCACGACGTGGCCGCCGCCAAGGCGTTCGCCCTCGCCAGCGGGCTGGCGGAGCGGGACGTCCGGGTCGAGCGGTCCGCCGAGGAGCCGCGCCCGCTGATCGACGTGGTCGGCGGCAACGCGTACTACATCGGCAGCGGCTCGCGGTGCTCGGTCGGGTTCGCGGTCAACGGCGGGTTCGTCACCGCCGGCCACTGCGGCCGCACGGGCGCGACGACCACCCAGCCCAGCGGCACGTTCGCCGGCTCCAGCTTCCCCGGCAACGACTACGCCTGGGTCCGCACGGCCGCCGGCAACCCCGGCCGCGCGCTGGTCAACCGCTACCCCGGCACGGTGCCGGTGGCGGGTTCCACCGAGGCCCCGGTGGGCGCCTCGGTCTGCCGCTCCGGCTCCACGACGGGCTGGCGCTGCGGCACCATCCAGCAGAAGAACACGTCCGTGACCTACCCCGAAGGCACGATCACCGGCCTGACCCGCACGAACGCCTGCGCCGAACCCGGCGACTCCGGCGGCTCGTGGCTGACCGGTGACCAGGCGCAGGGCGTCACCTCCGGTGGCTCCGGGAACTGCACGTCCGGCGGGACGATCTACTTCCAGCCGGTCAACGAGATCCTCCAGGTCTACGGCCTCCAGTTGGTCGTCAGCGGCGGCACGCCAACCAGCACCACCTCGCCGACCACGACGACCACCACGGACCCGGGCCAGACCACCTGGCAGCCAGGCGTCGCGTACGCGATCGGCTCCCTCGTGACGTACGGCGGCGTCGGGTACCGGTGCTTGCAGGGGCACACGTCCCAACCAGGCTGGGATCCGCCGGCGGTGCCCGCCCTGTGGGAGCGCGTGTGA
- a CDS encoding Crp/Fnr family transcriptional regulator, whose amino-acid sequence MTNFMAQLSGVEQDELYRSGTRISYRSGAVMMAEGQRGNYVLLIDFGDVKIVKSDVGGKERLLNICGRGELLGEIACVEEDGRRSASVIARSPVVTAIKITKSAFFHFLHTHPHLWPGVLRRVVVLLREAESQSAERSIRVLRAVATLADRYSDGSRGAVIPYTQQEIAAYAQSSRVTVQRVWLKLKKRNLVHSEYRKVVVPCVRCLRAVADAAVSTQIYGDGIICCRGIGVCPQG is encoded by the coding sequence ATGACCAACTTCATGGCACAACTGAGCGGTGTCGAACAGGATGAGCTGTACCGGTCGGGCACGAGGATTTCCTACCGGAGTGGCGCGGTGATGATGGCGGAGGGTCAGCGGGGCAACTACGTGCTATTGATCGACTTCGGTGACGTCAAGATCGTGAAGAGCGACGTCGGTGGCAAGGAACGCCTGCTCAACATCTGCGGTCGCGGTGAACTGCTGGGTGAGATCGCCTGCGTCGAGGAAGACGGGCGGCGGTCCGCCTCGGTGATCGCCCGGAGTCCGGTGGTGACCGCGATCAAGATCACCAAAAGCGCTTTCTTCCATTTCCTGCACACCCACCCCCACCTGTGGCCGGGCGTTCTGCGCCGGGTGGTGGTCCTGTTGCGGGAGGCCGAGAGCCAGTCGGCCGAGAGGTCGATTCGCGTGCTGCGCGCCGTCGCCACGCTGGCCGACCGGTACTCCGACGGGTCCCGCGGCGCCGTCATCCCGTACACCCAGCAGGAGATCGCCGCCTATGCGCAGTCGTCACGGGTGACGGTGCAGCGCGTGTGGTTGAAGTTGAAGAAGCGGAACCTGGTGCATTCGGAGTACCGCAAGGTGGTGGTGCCGTGCGTCCGGTGCCTGCGCGCCGTGGCCGATGCGGCCGTGTCAACGCAAATCTACGGAGACGGCATCATTTGTTGTCGTGGAATCGGCGTCTGTCCTCAAGGGTGA
- a CDS encoding UvrD-helicase domain-containing protein encodes MRFVADLHIHSKYSRACSRDCDLEHLTWWARRKGISLVGTGDFTHPAWYDHLTESLVEASPGLFRLRDDLDRDIDRRLPPSLAAKPVRFMLSVEISTIYKRGDRTRKVHHLVYMPDLASAARFNARLGKIGNLGSDGRPILGLDSRDLLEITLECGGYLVPAHVWTPWFAVLGSKSGFDAIEDCYVDLAPHVFAVETGLSSDPEMNWRVSGLDKYRLVSNSDAHSPPVLGREATVFDTELDYYSVRAALETGEGFAGSLEFFPEEGKYHVDGHRKCGVRMEPRETLAHKGICPECGKPLTVGVLSRVEELADRPHGTRPAGAAGFTSLVPLPEVVSEIVGTGPKSKKVLSEIDKLTAALGPELVILQDVPVEDIAAHSPLLGEAVTRLRRGEVVRDSGYDGEYGVIRVFEPGELERRRSAFALFDYAPAAPAARPAAERPEPAALVPTASAVPVAPVAPPDGLLAGLDPEQRAAAEVAGGPLLIIAGPGTGKTRTLTHRIADLVTSRGVPATECLAITFTRRAAEELAERLAALAPDAVDSLTIATFHSLGVLVLREHHAAVGLSASFEVADPDRQLAVALTVVADEKEARALVAGADPRYKKALRAQDLVDFEDLITLPLELLDSAPDLVDAYRARWRWVSVDEYQDVDEQQYRLLRLLVPPDGNLTAIGDPDQAIYRFRGADVGFFLRFREDFADARTVQLTRNYRSSAAVVTGALEVIAPTSLVPGRELRPMVDHGTAAIGVHHASSEGAEAAFVARTIEQVLGGASFHALDSGRVHGDGTDGLSFSDFAVLYRTDRQSRALVEALTRSGLPFQKRSHDRLLDRPGVARIAHDLGFTGGATVLERVRAVAGDDHTAYELLKPLAAECGSDFERFHTALALGVEVDTWDPRADRISLLTLHASKGLEFPVVFVVGCEDGLLPMRWPGDDDPEAVDEERRLLFVGMTRAQRHLYLSHTTGRPRSPFLASLKSFEQVGDAQPRRRSKGTQLSLL; translated from the coding sequence GTGCGCTTCGTGGCCGATCTCCACATCCACTCCAAGTACTCCCGGGCCTGCAGCCGCGACTGCGACCTCGAACACCTCACCTGGTGGGCCCGGCGCAAGGGGATCTCGCTGGTCGGCACCGGCGACTTCACCCACCCCGCCTGGTACGACCACCTGACCGAGAGCCTGGTCGAGGCGTCGCCCGGGTTGTTCCGGCTGCGCGACGACCTGGACCGCGACATCGACCGCCGGCTGCCGCCGTCGCTGGCGGCGAAGCCGGTGCGGTTCATGCTGTCGGTGGAGATCTCCACGATCTACAAGCGCGGTGACCGCACCCGCAAGGTGCACCACCTCGTCTACATGCCGGACCTGGCGTCGGCGGCGCGGTTCAACGCCCGGCTGGGCAAGATCGGCAACCTCGGTTCCGACGGGCGGCCCATCCTCGGGCTCGACTCGCGCGACCTGCTGGAGATCACGCTGGAGTGCGGCGGCTACCTGGTGCCCGCGCACGTGTGGACGCCGTGGTTCGCGGTGCTCGGGTCGAAGTCCGGGTTCGACGCGATCGAGGACTGCTACGTCGACCTCGCTCCGCACGTCTTCGCCGTGGAGACCGGGTTGTCGTCCGACCCGGAGATGAACTGGCGGGTGTCCGGGCTGGACAAGTATCGGCTGGTCAGCAACTCGGACGCGCACTCGCCGCCGGTGCTGGGGCGCGAGGCGACCGTGTTCGACACCGAACTGGACTACTACTCGGTGCGCGCGGCGCTGGAGACCGGCGAGGGGTTCGCCGGGTCGCTGGAGTTCTTCCCCGAGGAGGGCAAGTACCACGTCGACGGGCACCGCAAGTGCGGCGTGCGGATGGAGCCCCGGGAGACGTTGGCGCACAAGGGGATCTGCCCCGAGTGCGGCAAGCCGTTGACGGTCGGGGTGCTCAGCCGGGTGGAGGAGCTGGCGGACCGGCCGCACGGGACGCGACCGGCCGGCGCGGCCGGGTTCACCAGCCTGGTGCCGCTGCCGGAGGTCGTCAGCGAGATCGTCGGCACCGGTCCGAAGAGCAAGAAGGTGCTGTCGGAGATCGACAAGCTGACCGCCGCGCTCGGGCCGGAGCTGGTGATCCTGCAGGACGTGCCGGTGGAGGACATCGCCGCGCACTCGCCGCTGCTGGGCGAGGCGGTGACCCGGCTGCGGCGCGGCGAGGTGGTGCGCGACTCCGGGTACGACGGCGAGTACGGCGTGATCCGGGTGTTCGAGCCGGGTGAGCTGGAGCGGCGGCGGTCCGCGTTCGCCCTGTTCGACTACGCCCCCGCCGCGCCCGCTGCCCGTCCTGCCGCGGAACGCCCGGAGCCCGCGGCCCTCGTCCCGACCGCGTCCGCCGTCCCGGTCGCGCCGGTCGCGCCGCCGGACGGGCTGCTGGCCGGGCTGGACCCCGAGCAGCGGGCGGCGGCGGAGGTGGCCGGCGGGCCGCTGCTGATCATCGCCGGGCCGGGCACGGGCAAGACGCGGACGCTGACGCACCGGATCGCGGACCTGGTGACGTCCCGGGGCGTGCCGGCGACCGAGTGCCTGGCGATCACGTTCACCCGGCGGGCGGCGGAGGAGCTGGCCGAGCGGCTGGCCGCCCTCGCGCCCGACGCCGTCGACTCGTTGACCATCGCCACGTTCCACTCGCTCGGCGTGCTGGTCCTGCGCGAGCACCACGCGGCGGTGGGGCTGTCGGCGTCGTTCGAGGTGGCGGACCCGGACCGGCAGCTGGCGGTGGCGCTGACCGTCGTCGCCGACGAGAAGGAGGCGCGGGCGCTCGTCGCGGGCGCGGACCCCCGGTACAAGAAGGCGCTGCGGGCGCAGGACCTGGTGGACTTCGAGGACCTGATCACGCTGCCGCTGGAGCTGCTGGACTCCGCGCCGGACCTGGTCGACGCCTACCGCGCCCGGTGGCGCTGGGTGTCGGTGGACGAGTACCAGGACGTGGACGAGCAGCAGTACCGGCTGCTGCGGCTGCTCGTGCCGCCGGACGGCAACCTGACCGCGATCGGCGACCCGGACCAGGCGATCTACCGGTTCCGCGGCGCCGACGTCGGGTTCTTCCTGCGGTTCCGGGAGGACTTCGCCGACGCCCGGACCGTGCAGCTGACCAGGAACTACCGGTCGTCCGCCGCGGTGGTGACGGGTGCGCTGGAGGTGATCGCGCCGACGTCCCTCGTGCCGGGGCGCGAGCTGCGGCCCATGGTGGACCACGGCACGGCGGCGATCGGCGTGCACCACGCGTCGTCGGAGGGCGCCGAGGCGGCGTTCGTGGCGCGGACGATCGAGCAGGTGCTGGGCGGGGCGTCGTTCCACGCGCTCGACAGCGGTCGGGTGCACGGCGACGGCACTGACGGCCTGAGCTTCTCCGACTTCGCCGTGCTGTACCGGACCGATCGGCAGTCGCGGGCGCTGGTCGAGGCGCTGACCCGGTCCGGCCTGCCGTTCCAGAAGCGCTCGCACGACCGGCTGCTGGACCGGCCCGGCGTGGCGCGGATCGCGCACGACCTGGGGTTCACCGGCGGGGCGACGGTGCTGGAGCGGGTGCGCGCGGTGGCCGGGGACGACCACACGGCGTACGAGCTGCTGAAGCCGCTGGCGGCCGAGTGCGGGTCGGACTTCGAGCGCTTCCACACGGCGCTGGCGCTGGGCGTGGAGGTCGACACCTGGGACCCGAGGGCGGACCGGATCTCGTTGCTCACGCTGCACGCGTCGAAGGGGCTGGAGTTCCCGGTGGTGTTCGTCGTGGGCTGCGAGGACGGCCTGCTGCCGATGCGCTGGCCGGGTGACGACGACCCCGAGGCGGTGGACGAGGAGCGCCGGCTGCTGTTCGTGGGGATGACCAGGGCGCAGCGGCACCTGTACCTCAGCCACACGACCGGGCGGCCCCGGTCGCCGTTCCTGGCGTCGTTGAAGTCGTTCGAGCAGGTGGGCGACGCCCAGCCGCGGCGCAGGAGCAAGGGCACCCAGCTCAGCCTGCTCTGA
- the glpR gene encoding gephyrin-like molybdotransferase receptor GlpR, whose protein sequence is MPSSLIVVGLVVAWLVVLVPMVARKRADASRGSMEEEFDAMPEVDGEFEDYEYYEDVDDFVEHRRFRPGRGGYDPETAAIVAQARYAFRRRVVGTLLLLALITGVVAGFVHPLVWWGHAVVDVTLVSYLGYLRRQVRIEEEVRARRQSRAAQPRRRPGARPAPEAKPATGPAEDTGATGDQPGLPPQPRFQHQVRPGTVVVDPDDEDPLFVELEGPDALPYRRASGE, encoded by the coding sequence ATGCCGAGCTCGCTGATCGTCGTGGGCCTGGTCGTGGCCTGGTTGGTCGTCCTCGTCCCGATGGTCGCGCGCAAGCGCGCCGACGCGTCGCGCGGCAGCATGGAGGAGGAGTTCGACGCCATGCCCGAGGTCGACGGCGAGTTCGAGGACTACGAGTACTACGAGGACGTCGACGACTTCGTCGAGCACCGGCGGTTCCGCCCGGGTCGGGGCGGCTACGACCCGGAGACCGCGGCGATCGTCGCGCAGGCCAGGTACGCGTTCCGCCGCCGGGTCGTGGGGACCCTGCTGCTGCTCGCGCTGATCACCGGCGTCGTCGCCGGCTTCGTTCACCCGCTCGTGTGGTGGGGTCACGCGGTGGTGGACGTGACGCTCGTCTCCTACCTCGGCTACCTGCGCCGCCAGGTGCGGATCGAGGAGGAGGTCCGGGCCCGCCGGCAGTCCAGGGCCGCCCAGCCCCGCCGCCGCCCGGGCGCCCGCCCGGCTCCCGAGGCGAAGCCCGCGACCGGGCCCGCCGAGGACACCGGCGCCACCGGCGACCAGCCCGGCCTGCCCCCGCAGCCGCGCTTCCAGCACCAGGTCCGCCCCGGCACCGTCGTGGTCGACCCGGACGACGAGGACCCGCTGTTCGTCGAGCTGGAGGGCCCCGACGCCCTCCCGTACCGACGGGCTTCGGGCGAGTAG
- a CDS encoding GNAT family N-acetyltransferase, translating into MSLAWEGGRHPGWPARLGPLRVPAGLVALRPPKLVDASAWSQARLRDRAHLEDWEPTAVGGWQERNSALAWPAQWSSLKSLARRGQALPFVITVDGALAGQITVGNIVRGSLRSAWVGYWVAADRARGGVATAALALLVDHCFGEGGLHRLEATVRPENAASLRVLAKAGFREEGLFLRYLDVAGDWRDHLCFAMTSEEASPEGLVRRMVAQGYARTA; encoded by the coding sequence ATGAGTCTCGCGTGGGAGGGCGGTCGGCACCCCGGCTGGCCCGCGCGGCTCGGACCGCTGCGGGTGCCCGCCGGCCTGGTGGCGCTGCGCCCGCCGAAGCTGGTCGACGCCTCGGCCTGGTCCCAGGCGCGCCTGCGCGACCGCGCCCACCTGGAGGACTGGGAGCCGACCGCGGTCGGCGGCTGGCAGGAGCGCAACTCGGCCCTGGCCTGGCCCGCGCAGTGGTCGTCGCTGAAGTCGCTGGCCAGGCGCGGCCAGGCGCTGCCGTTCGTGATCACCGTGGACGGCGCGCTGGCCGGGCAGATCACCGTCGGCAACATCGTGCGCGGCTCGCTGCGCTCGGCGTGGGTCGGCTACTGGGTGGCGGCCGACCGGGCGCGCGGCGGCGTGGCGACGGCGGCGCTGGCGCTGCTGGTGGACCACTGCTTCGGCGAGGGCGGCCTGCACCGGCTGGAGGCGACCGTGCGGCCGGAGAACGCGGCCAGCCTGCGGGTGCTCGCCAAGGCCGGTTTCCGCGAGGAGGGGCTGTTCCTGCGCTACCTCGACGTGGCCGGTGACTGGCGCGACCACCTGTGCTTCGCGATGACGTCCGAAGAGGCGTCCCCGGAGGGATTGGTACGCCGAATGGTCGCGCAGGGGTACGCCCGAACAGCCTGA